The Geotalea uraniireducens Rf4 genome window below encodes:
- a CDS encoding zinc ribbon domain-containing protein: protein MRNNLKLLGELQEIDLKIDLLHGEKDTLLGEIAALENSVVEARNVIAEKSAEAVSLEEAKKALEESLAVESENIVRSEARLKEIKTQKEYQAVSKEISSAKKLTVELEEQILQKVGQFEELQKVMAEKQENLNALEVNIAAQQGELQTKVDKLEAEIAAGVVAKDAAVKGLPASIMKRYYKLRDQRRGLAVVEAKDGSCLGCNMNLPPQLYNSLFRGDDVITCPHCQRMLILRQETEN from the coding sequence TTGCGGAACAATTTGAAACTGCTGGGAGAGTTGCAAGAGATTGACCTGAAGATCGACTTGCTACATGGAGAGAAGGATACTTTGCTCGGGGAAATTGCCGCACTGGAGAATAGCGTGGTTGAGGCGCGCAATGTAATTGCTGAGAAGAGTGCCGAGGCTGTGTCATTGGAAGAGGCTAAGAAGGCCCTGGAGGAAAGTCTTGCTGTGGAAAGCGAGAATATTGTCAGGTCTGAAGCACGCTTGAAGGAAATCAAGACCCAGAAGGAATACCAGGCCGTTTCCAAAGAGATATCAAGTGCTAAAAAGCTGACCGTTGAGCTTGAAGAACAGATTTTGCAAAAGGTGGGACAGTTCGAAGAGCTGCAGAAGGTTATGGCGGAGAAGCAGGAAAACCTCAATGCGCTTGAAGTGAACATTGCGGCGCAACAGGGTGAATTGCAGACAAAGGTCGATAAGCTGGAAGCGGAAATCGCCGCGGGTGTTGTTGCTAAAGATGCAGCCGTAAAGGGACTTCCTGCTTCGATAATGAAACGCTATTACAAGCTGAGAGACCAGCGCAGGGGGCTGGCTGTTGTCGAAGCGAAGGATGGCAGTTGCCTCGGCTGTAACATGAATCTGCCGCCGCAACTCTACAATTCGCTCTTCCGCGGAGACGACGTGATAACCTGTCCCCACTGCCAGAGGATGTTGATCCTCCGCCAGGAAACGGAGAACTGA
- a CDS encoding Nif3-like dinuclear metal center hexameric protein — protein sequence MKTPKVSDIVGIINKFAPFGHAEEWDNVGLQVGNPAAAAGKIMVALDPCKAAVEAAVADKCQLLLTHHPLIFAPLKKISVNDPTGYLVSYALKNDLSVVSLHTNYDVADGGLNDLLAERLGLEMGEPLRVTGSEELVKLSVFVPKGHEERVLEALFRFSGVMGNYRDCSFQTGGTGTFTPLAGAQPFLGKVGVREHVEETRLEVLIPKENLPAALNALLSAHPYEEPAYDLYPLLNKGNVRGLGRLCRLKEETTLGDLVALVKERLTLAGARFVGDSGSRVKKVAICGGSGASLLKNAFRQGADVLITGDVKYHDARDAESLGLALIDAGHFATEILMVEGVAAKVARELLEKGYGADVVAYKEEREPFNYA from the coding sequence ATGAAAACTCCCAAGGTCTCAGACATAGTTGGAATCATTAATAAATTCGCTCCATTCGGCCATGCTGAAGAGTGGGACAATGTGGGGTTGCAGGTGGGAAATCCCGCTGCCGCGGCCGGGAAAATCATGGTGGCGCTCGATCCCTGTAAAGCTGCCGTTGAAGCTGCCGTTGCAGATAAATGCCAACTCCTGCTCACCCACCACCCTTTGATCTTCGCACCGCTCAAAAAAATTTCCGTCAACGACCCCACCGGCTATCTTGTTTCGTATGCACTGAAAAATGACCTGTCGGTTGTGTCCTTGCACACCAACTATGATGTGGCAGATGGCGGGTTGAACGATCTACTCGCTGAACGCCTGGGACTGGAGATGGGTGAGCCTCTCAGGGTTACCGGCTCGGAAGAGTTGGTCAAGCTGAGCGTGTTCGTTCCCAAAGGCCACGAGGAGCGAGTGCTGGAGGCGCTGTTCAGGTTCAGCGGCGTTATGGGCAATTACCGGGATTGTTCGTTTCAAACCGGCGGCACGGGAACTTTCACGCCGCTGGCAGGCGCCCAACCTTTTCTTGGAAAGGTCGGGGTTCGCGAGCATGTGGAAGAAACCCGCCTTGAGGTGCTTATTCCCAAGGAGAACTTGCCCGCAGCGCTTAACGCGTTGCTGTCCGCCCACCCCTACGAAGAGCCTGCCTACGATCTCTACCCCCTGTTGAACAAGGGGAATGTTCGGGGGCTGGGGAGGCTTTGCAGGCTTAAAGAAGAAACTACGCTGGGTGACCTGGTTGCATTGGTCAAGGAACGGCTTACCCTTGCCGGGGCCCGATTCGTCGGGGACAGTGGCAGCCGGGTGAAAAAGGTCGCCATCTGCGGCGGAAGCGGGGCTTCGTTGCTCAAAAACGCCTTCCGCCAGGGGGCTGATGTCCTGATAACGGGTGATGTAAAATATCACGATGCCCGGGATGCAGAGTCCCTCGGACTGGCCTTGATTGATGCCGGGCATTTTGCCACGGAAATACTCATGGTGGAGGGGGTGGCGGCCAAAGTTGCCCGTGAGTTGCTGGAAAAAGGATATGGTGCAGATGTTGTTGCTTACAAGGAAGAGAGAGAGCCTTTTAATTATGCGTAG
- the rsmH gene encoding 16S rRNA (cytosine(1402)-N(4))-methyltransferase RsmH, whose product MSDFHHISVMAAEVIQYLAPRAGGIYVDGTLGGGGHARQILEASAPDGLLIGFDRDREAIAIAAERLAPYGERVRLVQRNFACLAETLDEMGIDAIDGFLLDVGVSSHQLDTAARGFSFQHDAPLDMRMDVSSGQSASDLVNTLSEADLARIIWDYGEERWAKRIAAFIVKRREESPIETTMQLVDVIKGAVPRGAWDVRLHPATRTFQALRIAVNDELASLEKALAAGVRFLKKGGRGVVISFHSLEDRIVKTSFRSFAQGCTCPKSIPRCVCGKLPLVKVITGKPVMANEAEVSMNPRSRSARLRAAEKI is encoded by the coding sequence GTGTCGGATTTTCACCATATATCAGTCATGGCGGCGGAGGTTATCCAATATCTGGCGCCACGGGCCGGCGGTATCTATGTGGACGGCACTCTCGGCGGTGGGGGGCATGCCCGGCAGATTCTGGAGGCCTCGGCTCCCGACGGTCTGTTGATCGGATTCGACCGGGACCGGGAGGCAATAGCAATTGCGGCAGAACGGCTTGCACCTTACGGGGAGAGGGTGCGGCTGGTTCAGAGGAATTTTGCCTGCTTGGCAGAGACCCTGGATGAAATGGGTATAGATGCAATCGACGGGTTTCTCCTCGATGTGGGGGTTTCCTCCCATCAGTTGGATACAGCGGCGCGGGGGTTCAGTTTCCAGCACGATGCTCCCCTCGATATGCGAATGGACGTCAGTTCCGGCCAAAGTGCGTCGGATCTGGTGAATACTCTTTCCGAGGCAGATTTGGCCCGGATCATCTGGGACTACGGAGAAGAACGCTGGGCAAAAAGGATTGCCGCATTCATTGTCAAAAGACGGGAAGAGTCGCCCATTGAAACCACCATGCAACTGGTCGATGTGATAAAGGGGGCGGTTCCTCGCGGGGCATGGGATGTTCGGCTTCACCCGGCGACACGAACCTTCCAGGCGTTGCGCATAGCGGTTAATGATGAGTTGGCAAGTCTGGAAAAGGCGCTGGCCGCTGGTGTAAGGTTTCTGAAAAAGGGGGGGCGAGGGGTCGTCATATCGTTCCACTCCCTGGAAGACCGAATAGTCAAAACCAGTTTTCGTTCCTTTGCCCAAGGTTGTACCTGCCCAAAGAGCATCCCGCGCTGCGTGTGCGGCAAACTGCCTCTGGTCAAGGTAATAACCGGCAAGCCGGTAATGGCAAATGAGGCGGAGGTGTCGATGAACCCTCGCTCGCGCAGCGCCAGGCTGAGAGCTGCCGAAAAGATTTAG
- the mraZ gene encoding division/cell wall cluster transcriptional repressor MraZ, which produces MFRGKFETTIDVKGRTSLPAKFRDVLFETFGDERFFITNSNPVRLGEGVYSSGLVVYPYKEWLALEEKLMVGTGLGLSSAELAAVKRRIVAPAIECVADKLGRVLVPPHLRKSAVLEREILFVGMLNKAEIWSQAEWEKVCRQDEQNFPIDSPVLAELGL; this is translated from the coding sequence ATGTTTAGAGGGAAATTCGAGACAACTATCGACGTCAAGGGGCGAACGAGCTTGCCGGCCAAGTTCCGGGATGTGCTCTTTGAGACCTTTGGCGATGAGCGGTTTTTTATCACCAATTCCAATCCGGTGAGGCTTGGAGAGGGTGTGTACAGTTCGGGTCTCGTCGTTTATCCTTACAAGGAATGGCTCGCACTGGAGGAGAAGCTCATGGTCGGTACTGGATTGGGGCTTTCATCTGCCGAGCTTGCCGCCGTCAAGCGGCGGATCGTGGCGCCGGCCATCGAGTGTGTCGCCGACAAGCTCGGGCGTGTGCTTGTTCCGCCCCATCTCCGCAAGAGCGCCGTCCTGGAGCGGGAAATTCTCTTCGTCGGGATGCTGAACAAGGCGGAGATATGGAGCCAGGCGGAGTGGGAGAAGGTTTGCAGGCAGGACGAGCAGAACTTTCCCATTGATTCTCCGGTGCTGGCTGAGTTGGGCCTTTAG
- the ftsL gene encoding cell division protein FtsL → MAHSKATFSKVAAPTKSAAVVDLRWSSFPYLTAVMAMVTVVSIFHVWSRVKVIDLNLQIVGTNGSYKEQQQENKRLKLEVASLKTPARIEALAKGELGMTMPTEQQVVVVK, encoded by the coding sequence ATGGCACATAGTAAAGCGACATTCAGCAAAGTAGCTGCTCCAACAAAGAGCGCCGCTGTTGTTGATTTGCGCTGGAGTTCATTTCCCTACCTGACGGCAGTCATGGCGATGGTAACCGTGGTTTCCATCTTCCATGTCTGGTCACGGGTGAAGGTTATCGATTTGAATCTCCAGATTGTTGGCACGAACGGTTCATACAAGGAGCAACAGCAGGAGAATAAGCGGCTCAAGCTGGAGGTTGCTTCATTGAAAACGCCTGCCAGGATCGAGGCGCTTGCCAAGGGCGAACTTGGCATGACGATGCCGACGGAACAACAGGTGGTTGTCGTAAAATGA
- a CDS encoding penicillin-binding protein — MMDSREKWTRVRIRLMWVLFVTIFVLVASRAFYLQVVKKDSLVKLAEKQHQRIVPLTPARGVIFDSNNAPLAVSIEMDSCYAEPRNMESLPEAAAKLAPLLALPKEQVEKKLNGNKNFVWLQRRMAPDLVARIKSLDLDGIGFVKEGKRFYPNSEVASHVVGFTGLDPEGLEGIELKYDSTILGSTGYLVTERDALGRDIDLKGAVVKSADKGHNVTLTLDKNIQYIAEKELTKAVETNGAKAGIALVMEPETGRVLAMANYPNFNPNTYFKYSPQALRNRSISDSFEPGSTFKIFLVAAALEEKVIRPTDGFNCENGSYSIGGRTIHDTHRYGGLSVAQILKYSSNIGAAKIGTRLGQERLYAALTNFGFGERSGIDLPGESGGNLRNKNQWFGVDLATISFGQGVSATALQIATAVSAVANGGLLMKPYLVEKISDDSGNALQVFAPVVKRRILSPETAKTVARMLEGVVVEGGTGVNAAVDGYRSAGKTGTAQKVDPLTRGYSVNKRTASFVGFVPLEKPRLTILVVIDEPKTSSYGGVVAAPAFSAIAQQALCYLKVPPDKGMKKRPEQLEAKATPSVETADAVADGGIVDGTGGTVMPNFQGLSMRQVLKIMEKRGINVKLLGSGRAVEQNPMAGSRIGANDQVWVKFVPAA; from the coding sequence ATGATGGACAGCAGGGAAAAATGGACAAGAGTCCGCATCCGTTTGATGTGGGTGCTCTTTGTCACCATTTTTGTCCTGGTCGCATCCCGTGCCTTTTATCTGCAGGTGGTAAAAAAAGATTCGTTGGTCAAGCTGGCGGAAAAACAGCATCAGCGTATCGTGCCTCTGACGCCGGCCCGCGGCGTCATATTCGACAGTAATAATGCCCCGCTGGCCGTTTCCATCGAGATGGATTCCTGCTATGCGGAGCCGCGCAACATGGAGAGCCTGCCCGAAGCGGCGGCCAAGCTTGCCCCGCTTTTGGCGCTGCCGAAAGAGCAGGTGGAAAAGAAGCTCAATGGGAATAAAAACTTTGTCTGGCTCCAGCGACGAATGGCGCCGGATCTCGTGGCCAGGATCAAGTCTCTCGATCTGGATGGCATAGGCTTTGTCAAGGAAGGCAAACGATTTTATCCCAACTCCGAGGTAGCTTCCCATGTGGTGGGCTTCACCGGACTGGACCCTGAAGGTTTGGAGGGGATCGAGCTGAAATATGACTCCACCATTCTCGGCAGTACCGGTTACCTGGTAACCGAGCGGGATGCCCTGGGCCGGGACATCGACCTGAAAGGGGCGGTGGTGAAAAGTGCGGACAAGGGACACAACGTCACCCTTACCCTCGATAAAAACATTCAGTATATCGCTGAGAAGGAATTGACCAAGGCAGTGGAGACAAACGGCGCCAAGGCGGGGATTGCCCTGGTGATGGAGCCGGAGACGGGCCGTGTGCTGGCCATGGCCAACTACCCGAATTTCAACCCGAATACCTATTTCAAGTATTCGCCGCAGGCATTGAGAAACCGATCCATATCGGACAGTTTTGAGCCTGGCTCGACTTTCAAGATTTTTCTTGTCGCTGCGGCACTTGAAGAGAAAGTGATACGGCCGACCGATGGCTTCAACTGCGAGAACGGCAGTTACAGCATCGGCGGCAGGACCATACACGATACCCATAGATACGGCGGTCTCAGCGTTGCCCAGATTCTGAAATACTCCAGCAATATCGGTGCAGCAAAGATAGGGACCAGGCTTGGCCAGGAACGGCTCTATGCAGCACTTACCAATTTCGGTTTCGGCGAAAGGAGCGGTATAGATCTGCCGGGGGAATCAGGCGGCAACCTGCGCAACAAGAATCAATGGTTCGGTGTGGATCTCGCCACCATATCTTTTGGCCAGGGGGTTTCAGCCACTGCCTTGCAAATCGCGACGGCGGTTTCGGCAGTTGCCAACGGCGGATTGCTTATGAAGCCGTATCTGGTGGAAAAGATCAGCGATGACAGTGGTAATGCATTGCAGGTCTTTGCTCCTGTGGTTAAGCGACGGATTCTTTCGCCAGAGACGGCAAAAACTGTTGCGAGGATGCTGGAAGGTGTCGTAGTTGAAGGGGGAACCGGGGTAAATGCCGCTGTTGACGGCTATCGCTCTGCGGGAAAGACGGGAACTGCCCAAAAGGTCGATCCTCTTACGAGGGGGTATTCCGTAAACAAGCGGACCGCTTCGTTTGTCGGTTTTGTTCCCTTGGAAAAGCCACGATTGACCATCCTGGTGGTAATCGATGAGCCGAAGACCAGCTCCTACGGAGGGGTAGTGGCCGCACCTGCGTTCAGCGCCATTGCCCAGCAGGCACTCTGCTACCTGAAAGTTCCACCGGACAAGGGGATGAAAAAAAGGCCTGAGCAGCTAGAGGCAAAGGCGACTCCCTCTGTCGAAACGGCCGATGCTGTGGCTGACGGGGGTATAGTAGACGGCACGGGGGGGACGGTAATGCCGAATTTCCAGGGGCTGAGCATGCGCCAGGTACTGAAAATCATGGAAAAACGCGGCATCAACGTCAAGTTGCTGGGGAGCGGTCGGGCTGTAGAACAAAATCCAATGGCCGGGAGCCGGATTGGTGCGAACGATCAGGTCTGGGTCAAGTTTGTTCCGGCTGCCTGA
- a CDS encoding response regulator, which produces MEKRKILLVDDVALILEIEKSFLRNSPVRIFTAHNGKEALEIVKNDRPDLIFMDLNMPEMDGAACCATIKTDDQLCSIPVVMVTTAGKNEDRELCRQAGCDDFITKPIDRRIFLEKGRKFLPDIDRREPRVPFDAKVSIRDDGDVLAGVIADISVGGLYVIAEGAVGKDGMVSLSFPLPPDSPELVEVHGRIAWQNSKSERKKPMLPVGFGVEFTEVAEKTIEAIQNFVDSFKPQK; this is translated from the coding sequence ATGGAGAAACGCAAAATTCTTCTCGTTGACGATGTGGCGTTGATACTGGAAATCGAGAAAAGTTTTCTCAGGAATTCGCCGGTTCGAATCTTCACCGCCCATAACGGAAAAGAAGCTCTGGAAATTGTAAAAAATGACCGACCAGACCTGATTTTCATGGATCTGAATATGCCTGAAATGGATGGCGCTGCATGTTGTGCCACTATCAAAACGGATGATCAATTGTGCTCCATACCTGTTGTAATGGTTACAACCGCCGGGAAGAACGAAGACCGTGAGTTATGCCGGCAGGCCGGCTGTGATGATTTTATAACCAAGCCCATTGATAGAAGAATTTTTCTGGAAAAGGGGCGAAAGTTTCTTCCGGATATCGACCGCCGCGAGCCGAGGGTCCCTTTTGACGCAAAGGTAAGCATCAGGGACGACGGGGATGTGCTCGCCGGCGTGATTGCCGACATAAGTGTCGGCGGGCTCTATGTGATCGCCGAGGGCGCGGTGGGTAAGGATGGTATGGTGTCCCTTTCGTTTCCATTGCCGCCGGACTCACCGGAACTGGTAGAAGTTCATGGACGGATAGCCTGGCAGAACAGCAAAAGTGAACGGAAAAAGCCGATGTTGCCGGTGGGCTTCGGTGTGGAGTTTACAGAGGTTGCAGAGAAGACCATCGAGGCGATTCAAAACTTTGTGGATTCTTTCAAGCCGCAGAAATAA